A section of the Solitalea canadensis DSM 3403 genome encodes:
- a CDS encoding response regulator transcription factor — protein MRILIIEDEIIIARYIQQQLHDKFDCQTNIAVNIDEATSIIGEFLPHLILCDINLNDATDGVDLIAQFQKNFGFDTIFITSYQAKEIIEKAARIKPANYIIKPIDEAQLFAAIQIVQLKNMDNESVGITRQNPQNLLTKIEYDILRLIAQKKTTKEIAETLFISPYTVKNHRHNICTKLQLEEENNAILKWAIKNSESLK, from the coding sequence ATGAGAATATTAATTATTGAAGATGAAATTATTATTGCACGCTACATCCAGCAGCAGTTGCACGATAAATTTGATTGCCAGACAAATATTGCCGTAAACATTGACGAAGCAACAAGCATAATCGGTGAGTTTTTACCTCACCTGATTTTATGTGACATTAACCTGAACGATGCAACAGACGGGGTAGATTTGATAGCTCAGTTTCAGAAGAACTTTGGATTCGATACCATCTTCATTACTTCTTACCAGGCCAAAGAAATTATTGAAAAAGCCGCACGCATTAAACCGGCCAACTATATTATTAAGCCTATTGATGAAGCACAGCTTTTTGCAGCCATACAAATCGTTCAATTGAAAAATATGGATAATGAATCGGTGGGTATTACCCGACAAAATCCTCAAAACCTACTAACAAAAATTGAGTACGATATTTTACGATTGATCGCTCAAAAGAAAACGACAAAAGAAATAGCTGAAACACTATTTATAAGTCCATATACAGTAAAAAACCATCGTCATAATATTTGTACAAAACTGCAACTAGAAGAAGAAAACAATGCTATTTTAAAATGGGCCATTAAGAATAGTGAATCTCTTAAATAA
- a CDS encoding histidine kinase dimerization/phosphoacceptor domain -containing protein: MKVRILFWLCFTAVLTLYFPTKGFGENVVKVNTDSSFKRGIRLNPHIEVYEDAKGLGYLPDSILSHPELFTKSSKLKPVSAISIYWVKATIKNEALTSLESIIAFSNLSFVDLYVYESGKLLESKKSGTFRPIDYIDEADGREYFTLNLQEGHTYTLLFKIHHIKHYQPKLNFTIQNQYEFLKKLNRINMINMFLNGSVAFFFIYILFSWILSRYRPYLWLMIYITGCGLYGISMNGYFIDWAMPFSPATGWLFNVQFINIGLFGIAFLFVDFWNLRTVDKLVYRLFIGVIICLLTVSIIDFIVTYKDNNYKLMNQINLPFIVVSHCFILWGVIRCFPRLTRGQRFLAYGFILHLLTSIITSSLIFVLNESSIRYVSYVGNASLVIVIIFSLGLKEELRQFEIDKNEVLQRLNLLQLDQNQLLDKMVLDRTIQLELSNTELATRQSELAERNKIIETLMQELQHRVKNNLQLLYSLINLQLPIVKDVNAKDLLKNNLGRIKAMSLVNEKLYTYGDSTLSINLEEFVMDMVQHSNSIFDSQKIVEKKIHIPHPIRISGNIAIPFGLILSELITNSFKHAFTASSVNPIIQIQIFVENKTLFFSYTDNGKGLQQQAVEPTTNYSHGVLLIKDLIRQLKGTLATKSEAGLHYSFIIPI; encoded by the coding sequence ATGAAAGTTCGTATATTATTTTGGCTGTGTTTTACTGCAGTACTTACGCTCTACTTTCCAACAAAAGGATTTGGGGAAAATGTGGTTAAAGTAAATACTGATTCTTCTTTTAAAAGAGGCATTAGGCTTAATCCGCATATAGAAGTATATGAAGATGCGAAAGGACTAGGCTATCTTCCGGACTCTATTCTTAGTCATCCTGAGCTCTTTACCAAGAGTTCGAAACTTAAACCGGTATCTGCGATAAGCATTTATTGGGTAAAAGCTACTATTAAAAATGAAGCATTAACATCTTTAGAAAGCATTATTGCATTCTCGAACTTAAGTTTTGTTGATCTTTATGTATATGAGTCAGGTAAATTGTTGGAAAGTAAAAAGTCGGGGACTTTCAGACCAATCGATTATATTGATGAGGCTGATGGTCGTGAATATTTTACACTTAATCTGCAAGAAGGACATACATACACCCTACTATTCAAGATCCATCATATAAAACATTATCAACCCAAGCTCAACTTTACTATTCAAAACCAGTATGAATTCCTAAAGAAGCTTAACCGAATTAACATGATCAACATGTTCCTAAATGGGTCAGTTGCATTCTTCTTTATCTATATTTTATTTTCCTGGATATTGAGTCGCTATCGTCCCTACTTATGGCTGATGATCTATATAACAGGTTGTGGTTTGTATGGCATAAGTATGAATGGTTATTTTATTGATTGGGCGATGCCGTTTTCACCGGCAACAGGCTGGTTGTTCAATGTTCAATTTATTAATATTGGCCTATTTGGAATCGCTTTTCTATTTGTTGACTTTTGGAATTTAAGAACAGTCGACAAACTAGTGTATAGGCTATTCATTGGAGTAATTATCTGTCTGCTAACGGTTTCAATCATCGATTTTATTGTTACCTATAAAGACAATAACTACAAATTGATGAATCAGATCAATTTGCCTTTTATAGTGGTTTCTCATTGCTTTATCTTGTGGGGAGTGATCAGGTGTTTTCCTCGCTTAACCCGTGGTCAACGGTTTTTAGCTTATGGTTTCATTTTGCACCTCCTAACATCTATCATTACATCCTCACTGATATTTGTATTGAATGAAAGCTCTATCCGCTACGTTTCTTATGTAGGTAATGCCTCCCTTGTTATCGTGATCATATTTTCTTTAGGTCTTAAAGAAGAATTAAGGCAATTTGAAATTGATAAAAATGAGGTTTTACAACGACTAAACCTGCTTCAACTCGATCAAAATCAGTTGCTGGATAAAATGGTTTTGGATAGAACTATTCAGCTTGAACTGTCAAATACAGAACTAGCTACACGCCAGTCTGAATTAGCGGAAAGGAACAAAATTATTGAAACGCTCATGCAGGAATTACAACACCGGGTAAAAAACAACCTTCAGCTTTTGTACAGTTTGATTAATCTGCAGTTACCCATTGTAAAAGACGTAAATGCTAAAGACCTTTTAAAGAATAACCTAGGCAGGATAAAGGCTATGTCATTGGTCAATGAAAAACTATACACCTACGGTGATTCAACCTTATCTATTAATTTGGAAGAATTTGTGATGGATATGGTTCAACATTCCAACTCTATCTTCGACTCTCAAAAAATTGTGGAGAAAAAAATCCATATTCCACATCCGATACGTATCAGTGGAAATATTGCTATTCCTTTCGGACTCATTCTGTCAGAGCTTATTACCAATTCTTTTAAACATGCCTTTACCGCATCCTCTGTAAACCCTATTATTCAAATTCAGATTTTTGTAGAAAATAAAACATTGTTCTTTTCCTATACAGATAATGGGAAAGGACTACAACAGCAAGCAGTTGAACCAACCACCAATTATTCTCACGGTGTTCTGTTGATAAAAGACCTTATAAGACAATTAAAAGGAACGTTGGCAACTAAAAGTGAGGCAGGACTTCATTATTCATTCATAATACCTATATAA